One Streptomyces coeruleorubidus DNA segment encodes these proteins:
- a CDS encoding ABC transporter ATP-binding protein — protein sequence MLLALQGATVRFGGRAVLDAVDLEVAEHEIVCVLGPSGSGKSTLLRAVAGLQPLDSGRVSLDGRDQAGVLAHRRGVGLMFQDHQLFPQRDVGGNVAFGLRMHGASKRQQAERVQELLDLVGLPGASRRAVAALSGGEQQRVALARALAPSPRLLMLDEPLGQLDRSLRERLVVELRELFGRLGTTVLAVTHDQGEAFALADRVVVMRDGRIAQSGTPLQVWQRPADAFVARFLGFENVVEATVGAEAADTPWGKVPVPEGAPQGTRTLLVRPAGVRLVPAGTGLRCTVTARTFKGTHVAVHLQPEDAPRLEAACALRSSPEVGDEAGVEFDAAEIVVLG from the coding sequence CGTTTCGGCGGGCGTGCGGTGCTGGACGCCGTCGATCTGGAGGTCGCCGAGCACGAGATCGTGTGCGTGCTCGGGCCCAGCGGCAGCGGCAAGTCGACGCTGCTGCGGGCGGTGGCCGGGCTGCAACCCCTCGACTCCGGGCGGGTGTCGCTCGACGGGCGCGACCAGGCGGGCGTGCTCGCGCACCGGCGCGGCGTCGGGCTGATGTTCCAGGACCACCAGCTGTTCCCGCAGCGGGACGTGGGCGGCAACGTCGCCTTCGGACTGCGTATGCACGGTGCGTCGAAGCGGCAACAGGCCGAGCGCGTACAGGAGTTGCTTGACCTGGTCGGCCTGCCGGGCGCGTCCCGCCGGGCCGTCGCGGCGCTGTCCGGCGGGGAGCAGCAGCGGGTGGCGCTGGCCCGGGCCCTGGCGCCGAGCCCCCGGCTGCTGATGCTGGACGAGCCGCTGGGCCAGCTCGACCGGTCGCTCAGGGAGCGGCTGGTCGTCGAACTGAGGGAACTCTTCGGCCGGTTGGGCACGACCGTGCTCGCCGTGACGCACGACCAGGGGGAGGCCTTCGCGCTGGCCGACCGGGTCGTGGTGATGCGGGACGGGCGGATCGCCCAGTCCGGTACGCCCCTTCAGGTATGGCAGCGGCCGGCCGACGCGTTCGTGGCCCGCTTCCTCGGCTTCGAGAACGTCGTCGAAGCGACGGTCGGGGCGGAGGCCGCGGACACGCCGTGGGGCAAGGTGCCGGTGCCGGAGGGCGCCCCGCAGGGCACGCGGACCCTGCTCGTGCGGCCCGCAGGCGTGCGCCTGGTGCCCGCCGGCACGGGCCTGCGCTGCACGGTGACCGCGCGCACCTTCAAGGGCACCCATGTCGCCGTCCACCTCCAGCCGGAGGACGCCCCGCGCCTGGAGGCGGCGTGCGCGCTGCGGTCGTCGCCGGAGGTCGGGGACGAGGCCGGGGTGGAGTTCGACGCGGCCGAAATCGTGGTGCTCGGCTGA
- a CDS encoding maleylpyruvate isomerase family mycothiol-dependent enzyme, whose translation MTLLAHDRYCDEIAHQVALLRSVVTSGADLSGTVPTCPDWSLEDLVRHMGGAMRWVEFIVRTRAEEEVPEERVPGLAGPGTRGDAAVLDAWLAEGGEQVVAALREAGPDTKVWSWAGILNSGFWARRMTHEITVHRADATLAAGLPYDVARDVAADAIDEWLQIVEYVQRTAPQDTVGELRGPGRSIHLHATDTGSGLNAEWLVELTEDGVAWRRGHEKATVALRGPLTSVLLAFYRRLPLDAPELEVLGERELLDFWLERATFG comes from the coding sequence ATGACGCTACTCGCACACGACCGCTACTGCGACGAAATCGCCCACCAGGTCGCCCTGTTGAGGTCCGTGGTGACGTCCGGCGCCGATCTGTCCGGCACCGTGCCGACCTGCCCGGACTGGTCGCTGGAAGATCTGGTCCGGCACATGGGCGGCGCCATGCGCTGGGTGGAGTTCATCGTGCGGACCCGGGCCGAGGAGGAAGTGCCCGAGGAGCGGGTGCCGGGCCTGGCCGGACCCGGAACCCGGGGTGACGCCGCCGTACTGGACGCATGGCTGGCGGAGGGCGGCGAGCAGGTCGTCGCGGCGCTGCGGGAGGCCGGGCCGGACACGAAGGTGTGGAGCTGGGCGGGGATCCTCAACTCCGGGTTCTGGGCCCGACGGATGACACACGAGATCACCGTGCACCGCGCGGACGCCACGCTCGCCGCCGGACTGCCCTACGACGTCGCGCGCGACGTGGCCGCCGACGCGATCGACGAGTGGCTCCAGATCGTCGAGTACGTGCAGCGGACGGCTCCGCAGGACACGGTGGGGGAACTGCGCGGCCCGGGCCGCAGCATCCATCTGCACGCCACCGACACCGGGTCCGGCCTGAACGCCGAGTGGCTCGTCGAGCTCACCGAGGACGGTGTCGCCTGGCGCCGGGGCCACGAGAAGGCCACGGTCGCCCTGCGCGGGCCGCTCACCTCCGTCCTGCTCGCCTTCTACCGCCGGCTGCCGCTGGACGCCCCGGAGTTGGAGGTGCTGGGAGAGCGGGAACTGCTGGATTTCTGGCTGGAGCGGGCGACCTTCGGGTGA
- a CDS encoding LAETG motif-containing sortase-dependent surface protein, protein MAVLSVSRRTASRRTVARSVRILGVVSASAALALGAAGNALACNINEFSAEAKCDGGKGVITVTDVDPAGIPATVTVYLENNGADQKKVGEQVVKGSREGTTITFAEDWKPNAEYRIHVKATPYVDEDIKPNLVTPATACKKAEEKPPATEPATPTPSASPSKPAEETDTPAPSPSESESTTPAGNAPAPAAGDSNLAETGANSNTGIIAGIAAVLVVVGGGAVFFGMRRRGANSDS, encoded by the coding sequence GTGGCAGTTCTGTCCGTATCCCGTCGTACGGCTTCGCGCCGTACCGTCGCACGTTCCGTGCGGATCCTCGGTGTCGTCTCCGCCTCGGCCGCGCTCGCGCTCGGTGCCGCCGGCAACGCGCTCGCCTGCAACATCAACGAGTTCTCGGCCGAGGCGAAGTGCGATGGCGGCAAGGGCGTCATCACGGTCACCGACGTGGACCCCGCCGGCATCCCGGCGACCGTCACCGTGTACCTGGAGAACAACGGCGCCGACCAGAAGAAGGTCGGCGAGCAGGTGGTCAAGGGCTCGCGCGAGGGCACCACCATCACCTTCGCCGAGGACTGGAAGCCGAACGCGGAGTACCGCATCCACGTCAAGGCCACTCCGTACGTCGACGAGGACATCAAGCCGAACCTCGTCACCCCGGCCACGGCCTGCAAGAAGGCAGAGGAGAAGCCGCCGGCGACCGAGCCGGCCACGCCGACGCCGTCGGCCTCCCCCTCGAAGCCGGCCGAGGAGACCGACACCCCGGCTCCGTCGCCGTCGGAGAGCGAGAGCACCACGCCGGCGGGCAACGCGCCCGCGCCCGCGGCCGGTGACTCCAACCTCGCCGAGACGGGCGCCAACTCCAACACCGGCATCATCGCCGGCATCGCGGCGGTTCTGGTCGTCGTCGGTGGCGGCGCGGTGTTCTTCGGCATGCGCCGGCGTGGGGCGAACAGCGACAGCTGA
- a CDS encoding LOG family protein: MQTMPAHAAHHDDREIETLEEFDATVSARGTLAGHRVQAVDLTDRTRELLTTDTAGAVFLGCAMREEAAAKIRTDGALVFPPVPDLPFDPYRGHVYSPDELFESLADGYEATPDARAYAWFQHTKADRDIYASMLRAVHDDSVSDALDELLSGARVVGVMGGHAMARGTQEYAGAARLGRELARAGFTVATGGGPGAMEAANLGAYAAPFGDEMLTESLELLAKAPNFTPSVTHWATAAFEIRTRWPQGGRSVGIPTWFYGHEPPNAFASHIAKYFANATREDGLLARSNAGVVFLPGAAGTVQEIFDNATPNYYESRGEPTPMVLVNRAHWTEKLPTWPLLRSLARGRSMEARIALVERIEEAPEALKRLGG; this comes from the coding sequence GTGCAGACGATGCCCGCCCATGCGGCCCACCACGACGACCGTGAGATCGAGACGCTCGAGGAGTTCGACGCGACCGTCTCGGCGCGCGGCACGCTCGCCGGTCACCGCGTCCAGGCCGTCGACCTGACGGACCGTACGCGCGAACTGCTCACCACGGACACGGCGGGCGCCGTCTTCCTCGGCTGCGCGATGCGCGAGGAGGCCGCCGCGAAGATCCGCACGGACGGCGCCCTGGTCTTCCCGCCGGTCCCGGATCTGCCCTTCGACCCGTACCGCGGCCACGTCTACTCGCCGGACGAGCTCTTCGAGTCGCTGGCGGACGGCTACGAGGCCACGCCCGACGCCCGGGCGTACGCCTGGTTCCAGCACACGAAGGCGGACCGGGACATCTACGCCTCCATGCTGCGCGCGGTCCACGACGACTCCGTCTCGGACGCACTCGACGAACTCCTGTCCGGCGCCCGGGTCGTGGGCGTGATGGGCGGCCACGCGATGGCCCGTGGCACTCAGGAGTACGCGGGGGCGGCACGTCTCGGCCGGGAGCTGGCCCGTGCCGGTTTCACCGTCGCCACGGGCGGCGGCCCGGGCGCGATGGAGGCCGCGAACCTCGGCGCGTACGCCGCCCCGTTCGGCGACGAGATGCTCACCGAGTCGCTCGAACTGCTCGCCAAGGCACCGAACTTCACGCCGTCGGTCACCCACTGGGCGACGGCCGCCTTCGAGATACGCACGCGCTGGCCGCAAGGCGGGCGTTCCGTCGGCATCCCGACCTGGTTCTACGGCCACGAGCCGCCGAACGCCTTCGCGTCGCACATCGCCAAGTACTTCGCCAACGCCACCCGCGAGGACGGCCTGCTGGCCCGGTCCAACGCGGGCGTGGTGTTCCTGCCGGGGGCCGCCGGCACCGTACAGGAGATCTTCGACAACGCGACGCCCAACTACTACGAGTCGCGGGGCGAGCCGACGCCGATGGTGCTGGTGAACCGGGCGCACTGGACGGAGAAGCTGCCGACGTGGCCGTTGCTCCGGTCGCTGGCCAGGGGCCGTTCGATGGAGGCGCGGATCGCGCTGGTGGAGCGGATCGAGGAGGCGCCGGAGGCGTTGAAACGTCTCGGCGGTTAA
- a CDS encoding VOC family protein, which yields MYQQMIFVNLCVSDLGASKKFFTELGFTINEQFSDDSTASVVISDTIVVMVHTKEKYAQFTKKEIADSTKTSEVLIALSSESREKVDELVEKAVAAGGSVSGETQDHGFMYGRAFDDPDGHTFEVVWMDPSAVEG from the coding sequence ATGTACCAGCAGATGATCTTCGTGAACCTGTGCGTCAGCGACCTCGGCGCCTCGAAGAAGTTCTTCACCGAGCTGGGCTTCACGATCAACGAGCAGTTCAGCGACGACTCGACCGCCTCGGTCGTGATCAGCGACACCATCGTCGTGATGGTGCACACCAAGGAGAAGTACGCCCAGTTCACCAAGAAGGAGATCGCGGACTCGACGAAGACCAGCGAGGTACTGATCGCGCTGAGCTCCGAGAGCCGCGAGAAGGTGGACGAGCTGGTCGAGAAGGCGGTCGCGGCGGGCGGTTCCGTCTCCGGCGAGACCCAGGACCACGGGTTCATGTACGGCCGCGCCTTCGACGACCCGGACGGCCACACCTTCGAGGTCGTGTGGATGGACCCGTCGGCCGTCGAGGGCTGA
- a CDS encoding ABC transporter ATP-binding protein, which yields MEAPPDNDVLWARALHFQHDDGSPALSGVSLGVREGEILAVSGPRGSGKTTLLRCLSGLVPVRRGEVWFNSMPVHTMGPLTRERLRRDRFGWIDPAPSLVPELNAWENAALPLMLRGTSRRRAKTVALEWLERLDIGEGARKRPHQLVQAERQRVCIARALAPAPSVLFADEPTAPLHRADRAHVLRTLTTAARSHGITVVLATHDAQTAALADRTVSLLDGRRVQTVHLPPVAGPTETEGRAACSLSV from the coding sequence ATGGAGGCCCCGCCTGACAACGACGTGCTCTGGGCACGCGCCCTGCACTTCCAGCACGACGACGGCTCCCCCGCGCTCAGCGGTGTCTCGCTCGGCGTCCGGGAGGGCGAGATCCTCGCCGTCAGCGGCCCGCGCGGCAGCGGCAAGACGACCCTGCTGCGGTGTCTGTCCGGCCTGGTGCCCGTCCGGCGCGGCGAGGTCTGGTTCAACAGCATGCCCGTGCACACCATGGGCCCCCTCACCCGCGAGCGGCTGCGCCGGGACCGCTTCGGCTGGATCGACCCGGCCCCCTCGCTGGTCCCGGAGCTCAACGCCTGGGAGAACGCCGCCCTGCCGCTGATGCTGCGCGGCACCAGCCGCCGCCGCGCCAAGACCGTGGCCCTGGAGTGGCTGGAGCGCCTGGACATCGGCGAGGGCGCCCGCAAACGCCCGCACCAGCTGGTGCAGGCCGAGCGGCAGCGGGTGTGCATCGCCCGCGCCCTCGCCCCCGCCCCGTCGGTGCTGTTCGCCGACGAGCCCACGGCGCCCCTGCACCGCGCCGACCGCGCCCATGTGCTGCGCACCCTCACCACGGCGGCCCGCTCCCACGGCATCACGGTCGTCCTGGCCACGCACGACGCGCAGACCGCGGCGCTCGCCGACCGCACGGTGTCCCTGCTCGACGGGCGGCGCGTGCAGACGGTGCACCTGCCGCCGGTCGCCGGGCCCACCGAGACGGAAGGCCGGGCCGCGTGCTCGCTCTCCGTCTGA
- a CDS encoding aspartate aminotransferase family protein, whose amino-acid sequence MSKDLSQTAYDHLWMHFTRMSSYEKAPVPTIVRGEGTYIYDDQGKRYLDGLAGLFVVQAGHGRVELAETASKQAQELAFFPVWSYAHPKAVELAERLAHHAPGDLNKVFFTTGGGEAVETAWKLAKQYFKLVGKPTKYKVISRAVAYHGTPQGALSITGLPALKAPFEPLVPGAHKVPNTNIYRAPIHGDDPEAFGRWAADQIEQQILFEGPDTVAAVFLEPVQNAGGCFPPPPGYFQRVREICDQYDVLLVSDEVICAFGRLGTIFACDKFDYVPDMITCAKGMTSGYSPIGACIVSDRLAEPFYKGDNTFLHGYTFGGHPVSAAVGLANLDLFERENLTQHVLDNEGAFRSTLDKLHDLPIVGDVRGNGFFYGIELVKDKATKESFDADETERILYGFLSKKLYDNGLYCRADDRGDPVVQLAPPLISDQSTFDEIEQILRATLSEAWTKL is encoded by the coding sequence GTGAGCAAGGACCTCTCCCAGACCGCGTACGACCACCTGTGGATGCACTTCACGCGCATGTCGTCGTACGAGAAGGCCCCCGTCCCCACCATCGTCCGGGGCGAGGGCACGTACATCTACGACGACCAGGGCAAGCGCTACCTGGACGGTCTCGCCGGCCTGTTCGTGGTGCAGGCCGGGCACGGCCGCGTCGAGCTCGCCGAGACCGCCTCCAAGCAGGCGCAGGAGCTGGCGTTCTTCCCGGTGTGGTCCTACGCCCACCCCAAGGCCGTCGAGCTGGCCGAGCGCCTCGCGCACCACGCCCCGGGCGACCTGAACAAGGTCTTCTTCACGACCGGTGGCGGTGAGGCGGTCGAGACCGCCTGGAAGCTCGCCAAGCAGTACTTCAAGCTGGTCGGCAAGCCCACCAAGTACAAGGTCATCTCCCGCGCGGTCGCCTACCACGGCACCCCGCAGGGCGCCTTGTCCATCACCGGTCTGCCCGCGCTGAAGGCGCCCTTCGAGCCCCTCGTCCCGGGCGCCCACAAGGTCCCCAACACGAACATCTACCGGGCACCGATCCACGGCGACGACCCCGAGGCCTTCGGCCGCTGGGCCGCCGACCAGATCGAGCAGCAGATCCTCTTCGAGGGCCCGGACACGGTCGCCGCGGTCTTCCTGGAGCCGGTGCAGAACGCGGGCGGCTGCTTCCCGCCCCCGCCCGGCTACTTCCAGCGCGTCCGCGAGATCTGCGACCAGTACGACGTGCTGCTCGTCTCCGACGAGGTCATCTGCGCCTTCGGCCGGCTCGGCACGATCTTCGCCTGCGACAAGTTCGACTACGTCCCGGACATGATCACCTGCGCCAAGGGCATGACCTCGGGCTACTCCCCGATCGGCGCCTGCATCGTCTCCGACCGCCTGGCCGAGCCGTTCTACAAGGGCGACAACACCTTCCTGCACGGCTACACCTTCGGCGGCCACCCGGTATCCGCGGCCGTGGGCCTGGCCAACCTCGACCTCTTCGAGCGCGAGAACCTCACCCAGCACGTCCTCGACAACGAGGGCGCGTTCCGCTCCACCCTGGACAAGCTCCACGACCTGCCGATCGTCGGCGACGTCCGCGGCAACGGCTTCTTCTACGGCATCGAGCTGGTCAAGGACAAGGCGACCAAGGAGTCCTTCGACGCGGACGAGACCGAGCGGATCCTGTACGGCTTCCTCTCCAAGAAGCTGTACGACAACGGCCTGTACTGCCGCGCCGACGACCGCGGCGACCCGGTCGTCCAGCTCGCCCCGCCGCTGATCTCCGACCAGTCGACGTTCGACGAGATCGAGCAGATCCTGCGCGCCACCCTGTCGGAGGCGTGGACGAAGCTCTGA
- a CDS encoding Lrp/AsnC family transcriptional regulator — protein MHSELVASRSADQKGSREHRESSRESRNGSSPQLDAVSLAIIEQLQEDGRRPYAAIGKAVGLSEAAVRQRVQKLLDQGVMQIVAVTDPLTVGFRRQAMVGVNVEGDVESVADALTAMSECEYVVMTAGSFDLMVEIVCEDDDHLLDVINKRIRAVPGVRSTESFVYLKLKKQTYMWGTR, from the coding sequence GTGCACAGTGAGCTCGTGGCCAGTCGAAGCGCAGACCAGAAGGGCTCGCGGGAGCACCGCGAGTCCTCCCGCGAGTCCAGGAACGGCAGCTCGCCGCAGCTGGACGCCGTCTCCCTCGCCATCATCGAGCAGCTGCAGGAGGACGGCCGCCGGCCGTACGCCGCCATCGGCAAGGCCGTGGGCCTGTCCGAGGCGGCCGTGCGCCAGCGCGTCCAGAAGCTGCTCGACCAGGGCGTGATGCAGATCGTCGCCGTCACGGACCCGCTCACCGTGGGCTTCCGCAGACAGGCGATGGTCGGCGTCAACGTCGAGGGCGACGTGGAGTCGGTGGCGGACGCGCTGACGGCCATGTCCGAGTGCGAGTACGTGGTGATGACCGCAGGCTCCTTCGACCTGATGGTGGAGATCGTCTGCGAGGACGACGACCACCTCCTGGACGTCATCAACAAACGCATCCGGGCCGTCCCCGGAGTGCGCTCCACCGAGAGCTTCGTCTACCTCAAGCTCAAGAAGCAGACCTACATGTGGGGAACCCGATAA